From one Eucalyptus grandis isolate ANBG69807.140 chromosome 9, ASM1654582v1, whole genome shotgun sequence genomic stretch:
- the LOC104419684 gene encoding protein SHI RELATED SEQUENCE 1, whose protein sequence is MARFIPLGAARSAGGAGDQQINHPQATAAAEIPWFWYSRSNADDSSAFKGLELWHQNQPQPQQQLHFFSQQQQDLYTSAAGLGVGPGGGEASCNVFSDESSRSGGGFTTLTLAAAAATTGGGMRAGISCQDCGNQAKKDCPHLRCRTCCKSRGFQCANHVKSTWVPAARRRERERQQQLAAPKEHHHHHQEQGLQLGGEAPKRPREKHGRPNTSGLELVGNLPADVSSPAVFQCVKVSSVDDNPHEQFAYQTAVNIGGHVFRGILYDHGPDHPTYTNVATGDDSPGGSGGGNELVQPLDLIAAAATAAASPVANTASVHVSSTAAPFFDPSSLYPPPLSAYMAGTQFFPHPRS, encoded by the exons ATGGCTCGGTTCATTCCATTAGGAGCCGCTAGATCAGCAGGAGGAGCAGGAGATCAGCAGATCAACCACCCACAAGCCACGGCCGCCGCCGAAATTCCTTGGTTCTGGTACTCCAGAAGCAACGCGGACGACTCTTCGGCTTTCAAGGGTTTGGAGCTATGGCATCAAAACCAACCGCAACCCCAACAACAGCTGCACTTCTTctcgcagcagcagcaggatCTCTACACGTCGGCCGCTGGCCTCGGGGTGgggcccggcggcggcgaggcctCGTGCAACGTGTTCTCAGACGAGAGCTCGAGATCTGGAGGAGGCTTCACGACGTTGAccttggcggcggcggcggcgacgacgggcGGGGGGATGAGAGCGGGGATCAGCTGCCAGGACTGCGGCAACCAGGCCAAGAAGGACTGCCCGCACCTGCGGTGCCGGACGTGCTGCAAGAGCCGCGGGTTTCAGTGCGCGAACCACGTGAAGAGCACGTGGGTCCCCGCGGCGAGGCGGCGGGAGCGGGAGCGGCAGCAGCAGCTCGCCGCCCCGAAGGagcaccaccaccatcaccaggAGCAGGGGCTACAGCTTGGAGGCGAGGCCCCGAAGCGGCCGAGGGAGAAGCATGGGAGGCCTAACACATCAG GGTTGGAGTTAGTCGGCAACCTCCCAGCCGACGTGAGCTCTCCGGCGGTGTTCCAGTGCGTGAAAGTGAGCTCCGTTGATGACAACCCCCATGAGCAGTTCGCTTATCAGACGGCCGTGAACATCGGAGGTCATGTCTTCAGAGGGATTCTCTACGATCATGGGCCCGATCACCCCACCTACACCAATGTGGCTACTGGAGACGACTCCCCTGGTGGCAGCGGTGGCGGTAATGAACTAGTTCAGCCTCTTGACCTCATAGCTGCTGCAGCCACTGCGGCCGCATCCCCCGTCGCCAACACCGCGAGTGTGCATGTGTCATCCACGGCGGCGCCGTTCTTCGACCCGTCTTCTTTGTACCCACCTCCGCTCAGCGCATACATGGCTGGTACGCAATTCTTCCCACACCCAAGATCTTGA